GCCTGTTTTTATGGGGCATCTGGTTGCTGACAATATCTTAATGCCTCTCTGGCAGTGTTATATGAAGCAGTTATTGACTGGGCTCCATTATTGTCATGTAAATCAAGTGCTTCACCGAGATATTAAAGGTTAACATCATATTTGAttagataattttattttcaattttcttctttcctaAGTAATACTTCTGCTTCCAGGTTCCAATCTTTTGATAGATAATGAAGGAAATTTAAAGCTTGCTGATTTTGGACTTGCACGGTCATTTTCTCATGATCACAATGGAAATCTTACAAATCGTGTCATCACTTTGTGGTATAGGTAAGTTCCCACAACAATCAGCATTCAGCAGGTATACGCAAACATAAATTGCTATCGAGAAGAAGCTTTTACAGTTTTACTGCTGAATGCAGATAATTGTGCACTGAATCACTCTGCTACTTTGGTTAAATCTTCTATACTCTATGTTGTGAAATGAACAGACCTCCTGAGTTGCTGCTTGGAGCCACTAGGTATGGGCCAGCTGTTGACATGTGGTCTGTTGGCTGTATCTTTGCTGAGCTTCTGAATGGGAAACCAATCGTGCCTGGAAAAAATGAGGTTAGGCTTGTGCTTTGAACTTCTTGCCTTTTCAAACGTTTTATTTTTAAGCAGTATGCTCAGATTCTATTGTATATACTTTATACATAGTATGCTCATCAAATTATAATAGCAAATATGAGCTTCAGAATTTCAATTGGACGTCTTGTCCTTTCTTTTTCGCAATCATTCTTTTGACAAGAGCATCTTCTTTATACAAatgatttatatgaaaattGTGCATTTGAAAGGttttaatgatgatgatgcttaACAAACTTTGATGGAAAGTGTAATTATATTTTGTTCACATTGATTCCAGCCCGAGCAATTGAATAAGATATTTGAGCTCTGTGGATCTCCTGATGAGATCAACTGGCCTGGTGTTTCAAAAATGCCCTGGTATAACAATTTCAAGCCATCAAGGCCCATGAAGAGACGTGTCCGAGAGGTTTTCAGACAGTAAGTTAGCTAAGTTTAGCATTTGCATCTAGCAGATTTATTACCAGTTCAAAACTTTCATATGGGTATTTGGCGCGGTATACCttattttgtttgcttttaCAGTTTTGACCGCCATGCTCTAGAACTACTGGAGAAAATGCTTGTGCTTGATCCATCGCAGGTGCCATTTCTAATTTTGAAGTTTCTTTGCCAtcataaaattatcattttgttGCGTTGTATAAAAACTTATAGCTTCTAATTGTTAGGCTGTTGACTTCATGGTAATTAGTGCATTACTTGTGCTGCTGGTTGAGTCACCTTAACAGCCTTGATTTATCTTTACATTGTTAAGGCGTGTAATCCACATTTATGCCAGTAGACATAAGTACTTAACCGTGGATTGATACCCCCATCCCCCGCCGCCCCTAGACAACAAATAAAAGCCCCATAATCATGttagttattttatttgattCGTCAATTGATTTCCTTACACTGGtttgtacaaaaacttgttcTTGAAGGAATCCCTTTCCCACTCTCACTGCAACTCATTTCAAGGCTAAATAAATTCCCAGTTCTGCTTCGTTGTCGTCGGAATTCTAGCACATTTGTGTTTTAACCATTTGAAGAACCTTTGACGATGGTAAGAAGAGAAGGCTCAATTTGAATTTAGCTTCGTTTATGTAACAGCCTGACAGGAAAGACGGCTGATTTTGGCTTGAAATTATCTCATAAGACTCTTCATGCTATGCCTAGTCGCTTATTTTAGCAGGTTTCTAGTTCTCCGCCCAATTTTCCCATCTGTTTTCAAGTTGTAGCAGCTTGAATCCTTGTGTGAATTTAATTACGCTCTATTACGACATGGTTTTGCTAGAATATTTCCCCTTTGAAACGtgtaagttttgttttttagatatttttcttCTGCTTATGTGCATTTTGGCTTCCTTCTATTCATTATTATGCTAAtaaatctctttctttttaaccAGAGAATATCAGCCAAGGATGCACTTGATGCTGAGTATTTTTGGGCCGACCCCTTGCCTTGTGATCCCAAGAGGTGTGTTTCCCTTCTCTAATTTGTCCATATGATCCCTGGAGTTCTGTTTGttttataatacacatacaGAAAAAGGCTAGGAACTAGGAAGCAATCGTCTCTCATCATCCCTGGTTGTCTCCTACTGTTTGTAATATCATTCTTGTTTTGCAAACTCAGCTTGCCAAAATATGAGTCGTCGCATGAGTTCCAGACAAAGAAAAAACGGCAGCAGCAGCGACAGAATGAGGAAGCAGCAAAGAGACAGAAGTTGCAACACCCACAGCAACATTCTCGCCTCCCCCCTATTCAACATTCTGGACAAGCGCATCCGGCGCATTGGCCAGGGCCTAATCATCCCATGAACAATGCACCACCTACTGTGTCTGCTGGGCCTAGTCACCACCATTATGGGAAGTCTCGTGGTCCTCCAGGAGGTCCAAACAGGTACCATCAAGGTGGAAATCAGAGTGGGGGATACAACCCGAATCGCGGTGGCCAAGTTGGAGGTTATAGTAGTGGTCCATATCCACCACAAGGGCGAGGTCCACCATATCCTAGTAGCGGCATGCCAGCTGGTCCGAGAGGGGCCAGTGGTAATTATGGAGTTGGCCCTCCAAATTATTCTCAAAGTGGTCAGTATGGAGGCTCGGCAGGGAGAGGTCCGAACCCAATGGCTGGTAATCGAAATCAACAATCTGGTTGGCAGCAATAAGCTTGGAAACAGATACACTGACTACTATAATGAAGGATATCTTTCTTGACATGGATTTATGTGGACACCAAAAATACTGTTTCACCGCACGTACATTTGATTCCTATCTATCTGAAAGTAATTGGTTAGTATGTATCATCTGTCTATGTCCCTATTTCTTTGTGCATACAGCGTATTGCCTGGAATTGGGTATAATTGTTTCTTGGCTTAATAGTGTAATATCATGGTGCAAGCAAGAGTCAAATTTACATGGAAAAGATTTGGAGTCACTTCACTAT
The window above is part of the Tripterygium wilfordii isolate XIE 37 chromosome 3, ASM1340144v1, whole genome shotgun sequence genome. Proteins encoded here:
- the LOC119995451 gene encoding cyclin-dependent kinase C-1-like, whose amino-acid sequence is MAIAAPGQLNIEESPPSWGSRSVDCFEKLEQIGEGTYGQVYMAREIQTGEIVALKKIRMDNEREGFPITAIREIKILKKLHHENVINLKEIVTSPGRDKDDQGKPDGNKYNGSIYMVFEYMDHDLTGLADRPGLRFTVPQIKCYMKQLLTGLHYCHVNQVLHRDIKGSNLLIDNEGNLKLADFGLARSFSHDHNGNLTNRVITLWYRPPELLLGATRYGPAVDMWSVGCIFAELLNGKPIVPGKNEPEQLNKIFELCGSPDEINWPGVSKMPWYNNFKPSRPMKRRVREVFRHFDRHALELLEKMLVLDPSQRISAKDALDAEYFWADPLPCDPKSLPKYESSHEFQTKKKRQQQRQNEEAAKRQKLQHPQQHSRLPPIQHSGQAHPAHWPGPNHPMNNAPPTVSAGPSHHHYGKSRGPPGGPNRYHQGGNQSGGYNPNRGGQVGGYSSGPYPPQGRGPPYPSSGMPAGPRGASGNYGVGPPNYSQSGQYGGSAGRGPNPMAGNRNQQSGWQQ